One Glycine max cultivar Williams 82 chromosome 4, Glycine_max_v4.0, whole genome shotgun sequence DNA segment encodes these proteins:
- the LOC100305792 gene encoding uncharacterized protein LOC100305792 (The RefSeq protein has 1 substitution compared to this genomic sequence): protein MRVVCCSNSGVSAFPSCLRFPPLIAISTTPSSIRFLNSPPLRSTASSQHVTIMASKNSQQDTRLARIASAIRVIPDFPKPGILFQDITTLLLDTKAFKDTIDLFVERYRDQNINVVAGVEARGFIFGPPIALAIGAKFVPMRKPNKLPGEVISEEYSLEYGTNKMEMHVGAVQPGERALIIDDLIATGGTLGAAIKLLERVGVHVVECACVIELPELKGRERLGDKSLFVLINGGA, encoded by the exons ATGCGGGTTGTTTGTTGTTCCAATTCAGGCGTGAGTGCTTTCCCTAGTTGTCTTAGATTCCCTCCACTGATCGCAATTTCAACAACACCCTCTTCGATCCGCTTTCTAAATTCTCCACCCCTCCGTTCCACTGCTTCGT CGCAACACGTTACAATAATGGCTTCGAAGAATTCTCAACAAGACACGCGCTTAGCGAGAATCGCCTCTGCAATCCGAGTCATCCCCGACTTTCCTAAGCCAG GAATTTTGTTTCAGGACATAACCACGCTGCTTCTTGATACAAAGGCTTTCAAAGACACCATTGACTTGTTTGTTGAGAGGTACAGAGATCAAAACATCAATGTTGTCGCAG GAGTTGAAGCTAGAGGCTTTATATTTGGTCCACCCATTGCATTAGCTATTGGAGCAAAATTTGTCCCCATGAGGAAACCCAATAAATTGCCtg GGGAGGTTATCTCAGAAGAGTATTCTTTGGAGTATGGAACAGACAAAATGGAGATGCATGTAGGGGCTGTACAACCTGGAGAACGAGCCCTAATCATAGATGATCTTATTGCCACTGGGGGAACGTTAGGTGCTGCAATTAAGCTTCTAG AACGTGTTGGGGTGCATGTTGTGGAGTGTGCTTGTGTGATTGAATTGCCAGAGTTAAAG GGGCGGGAAAGGTTGGGAGACAAGTCGCTATTTGTCTTGATTAATGGGGGAGCCTGA